The window GCGTTTAAGTCGCCGAGCTGAGCCCGGCGAATATCGGTGGTGTCCACCCGTTAGCGACCTCGCAGTTCTAGGCGACGGGAAAACTCGGACATAATCTGCATGTAAAGCTCATCGCCCAGATATTTATCTTCAACGCCATGGTCCAAGCTGGGGTTGTCGTTCACTTCCAACACGTAGGCTTTGCCGTCCACTTCTTTTATGTCGATACCGTAGAGGCCCTGGCCAACCACCGCGGCAGCTTTAAGCGCAGCAGTGAGTACTTTGCGCGGCACTTCAAACGTGGCGAGCGCATCAAAGCCGCCACTGAAATGCCGCTTGTTGCCGTGGTTGTAGATCTGCCAGTGGTTGCGCGCCATATAGTAGCGACACGCATAGAGTGCGCGGCCATTGAGCACGCCGATACGCCAGTCGAATTCGGTAAACAAAAATTCCTGAGCCAACACCAGTGCCGATTCGGCTAACAATTTGCGGCAGACCTGCTCCAGTTCTTCCGGCGAACTCACTTTAAATACACCGCGCGAAAACGAGCCTTCCGGCATTTTTAACACCAGCGGAAAACCAAAGCGCGCCTGCAGGCCTTCCAGGGTTTCGCGGTTTGCATCGCTGACAAACTCGGTGCGCAGGCTGGGCACTTTTTTGTAATTGAACGCGTCGTGCAGGTACACCTTGTTACAGCAGCGCAAAATGGATTCCGGGTCGTCCATCACCACCAGACCAGACTCTTCGGCTTCGCGCGCGAGCCGGTACGTGTGGTGGTCTATCGCGGTGGTTTCGCGAATAAACAAGCCGTCGTACTGGTTCAAGCTGCCAATGTCGGCGGCGGTGACCTGCTGAATGCGAATGCCCAGTTTTTTACCGGCGCTGATAAATCGGCTTAGCGCACCTTTATCGCTAGGGGGTACGGCTTCGTTTTCGTCGACCAGCATGGCCATTTCCCAGCGATACTTTTTACTGGCGCCGCGCTTGCGCCAGCTCTGGCGCGCGTAGCTGGCAAGTACATCCTGCGCGAAGCGTTGCTCGGCTTCGCTTAAACTGGCGAGGCTCACCCGGGTGACGTGCGCTTTAAGCCCAGACGCTTCGCGGCTAAGAACCATGCGCAGCAACGGCGCTGAAAACTCTTCGAATGCGCGCTGTGCCAGTTTTTTTAAGCGGACATCGGCCACTTCACCCATACACACAAGATGTGCGCCGGTAATTTCATCCGCAGACACATCTTTGCCCAGCACCTTGTCGTTAAACCACAGGCCGCCAACGCCGCTGGCGCGTAAATTATTGATCACTTTTACGCTTGGCAACACATCGTGCTGACGCGCTTCCGCCAGCAGCGAGCAATAGTAGCCCTGGCTCAGGTAACGACTGGTATCACACAGGTTAATGACCCGCAGGCGAGGTTCGTTGAGCTTGGGATAGTCTTTTAAGTAGGTGTCGAAGGTCACGGCATTTTCGGGCACCAGGGCGAGCGATGCGGTATCTTCAACAACAAAAAGTGATGTGATCATAGGGTGTCCAGTGGCGGGAGGTGGCACATCCACCCGGGCTTGGACAAGAACAGTCGGGCGCCGGACAAACGTGGAAAATTTTCGTGCGATATACGCTTAATTCTAGTGTTAAGCAAGCGCTTTTTATTGGTGTGGCGTTATTTTTTTCGCACCGGTTTGCCAGGTAATTTACGGAATAAACAGCCCAGAAAACATGGCAGAAAAATCTATCTGTCCGTGGTAATTTTCAGCGGGTTTGATGATGCAAGATTGTCGAACGTTCCCGTATAGTGAGTGGCATCCAACAGGACATCCAATAGGACATCCAACAGGACACCCAACAGGAAAGGAACCTCATAATGTCGAACCTACTTATATTAGGCACCCGCAAGGGCACGGTTATTATCGATCGGCAAGCGCAAGGCTGGGTAGTGCGGCCGATTGAGCATGCGGGTATTCCAATTTGTTACGCTGCCCGCGACCCGCGTGACGGCACACTTTGGGCATCGCAGGATAACGGTCATTGGGGCGCAAAGCTTTCGCGCTCCAAAGACAATGGGGCCAGTTGGGAAGATCTTTCCTCCTTAAAATACCCGGAGGGAGCGCGCCACATTACACAACGGCCACCGCTGCCAGACGACAGCGAAACCGATTCGCAAGTAGAACTGGCTTATCAAGGCGCCAGCGTCTACAAAATCTGGAACATCACCTTTGGCACCGCCGAGCAGCCGAACCGTATTTATGCGGGCACTATTCCCGGCGGTCTGTTTGTGAGCGACGACGGGGGTGACACCTGGGCGCTGAATCGTCCCTTGTGGAATCACGAGAGCCGCGGCGGTGATTTATTTGCTGGCGATGCCACCAGTCAGAACCACTGGATGGGAACGCCCGCCAGTATGGATTACGGTATTTTTGAACCGGGCATCCATTCTATTGTGGCCGACCCGAGCGACAGTGCACATCTATACGTCGCCGTTTCGACGGCGGGGGTGCTGGAATCGCGCGACGGTGGTCAAACCTGGCAGGGGCGCAACAAAGGTATGGTGATGGATTATTTGCCCGATGGCGAAGCTGACTGGGGGCACGACCCCCATTTCGTGACAGCGTGTAAAGGCGCACCACAATATTTGTGGCAACAAAATCATTGCGGCGTGTTTTTCAGTGACGATGGCGCAGCCAGCTGGCGAAAAGTGAGTGATACCGACAGTGGTGTCCACTTCGGGTTTCCCGTTGCAGTGGATGATACCGATGGTCGTACCGCCTGGGTGGTGCCCGCGCGCGCCGACTCTCATCGTATGGCTATCGACGGTGGCATCTATGTTGCGCGTACCACCGACGGCGGTGAAACCTGGCAAAGCCTGCGCACCGGGCTTCCACAGCAACATGCGCACGATATAGTGTTGCGACATGCGCTGGATGTGTCTGGCGATATGCTGTGTTTTGGCAGTACTACCGGCAACGTATATTTATCGGAAAATCGGGGGGATAGCTGGGAGTGCCTTGGTCACAATTTTCCGCCGGTTTACTCCGTGCGTTTTGGGTAAGCGCTGTGCCCAAGGTAACCATGACCAGCCATTTGTATCGCTTTTTCCCTGCGTTGGAAGGGCTGGAGATTAGGGTGAGCGCAGGCTCCGTGGCTGATGCTTTAGCAGAGTTGAATCAGCTAGCGCCGAATTTCAGTGATTATATCCTCGACGACACCGGTGCCTTGCGCCGGCATGTTAATCTTTGTATCAACAACGAGCTTATTGTCGACCGCAAAAAATTGAGCGATCAGCTTGGCGACGAGGACACACTCTATATTTTTCAGGCGCTGACCGGTGGATAACGTTTGTCGGTATTTAGGTTAAGGTACTAGGTTCAGCTAGCGGTAACAGGCGTTAGTAGTAACAGGCCCTAGCGAAAAGATTATTTTGTACGCTGCTGCGTGCGGGAATTCTCGTCACTATGCGACAAAATTTGTCGCCTTCTTTTCATCTGCTTTTTGTTCTACGGAACCAGCGCACATTTTATTTTCATCCGAATTTTTATTTTTTTCTCCGACGGATGGTAAATGTAAAAACTCGTAAAAAATTCAAAAAAAATCGTGAGACACTCCTCAGTATTCTAAGCCACTAAAACGGCTGGTTCGTTTTTTGCCATTGTTTATTCCCAAAATGCAGGTGAACGGTTCAATCGCCAACCTCTACTGATTAAAAAAATTTTGGGGAATCCTATGGACAATTTTTTAATTCGCATGTCGACGCGCAAGCGTTCGCTGGTGCAGACATGCGTCGCTGTACCTTTATTAACGTTTTTATTGGCCAGCTGTGGCGGTGCAGGGAGCGACCTTGATTCGTCACCGAATACACCACCAGCAGTGGGCAACGGCAACAATAATGATGGAAATAATAACAACGGCGGCACGGTTGACGATAACATTGGAAACGACGAAGCGGACTCTTCGGGCGACGAAGCGGATTCTTCCGGTGATGAAACTGAAGCGCCTGTTGATGAAACATCAGAGCCCGACGAAAATGATAATGGTCAAAGCGCGGGTGGTGTCGATGAATTACCCGAGCCTGAATTTGAAGCGCCGCCAACGCGCGACGAAGTGTCTTTACCCTCCAATGATGCGCCGGTAAATCCGGCACCAGGTAGCGAATTACGTCTGCCGGGCGATTATCAATTTAATGGTCCGGGCCAGATTATTAGTGGCGTTACCGCAACATCCTCTGCTACCCGCAATAACAATGCGACTGCCGCAAAAGCGGTGGACGGCGATATGTCGACCCGCTGGGAAAGTGAGTGGGAAGACGATGCCTGGATTCAATTTGATTTCGGCGAGAAAACCGCCGTCGGTTCGATGAAATTAAGCTGGGAAAATGCCCACGCAGACCAGTATGCAATTACGATTTCCGACGATGGCGAAAACTGGTATCAAATAAGGTACGTTAACAACTCCCCGG of the Teredinibacter turnerae T7901 genome contains:
- a CDS encoding RimK family protein gives rise to the protein MITSLFVVEDTASLALVPENAVTFDTYLKDYPKLNEPRLRVINLCDTSRYLSQGYYCSLLAEARQHDVLPSVKVINNLRASGVGGLWFNDKVLGKDVSADEITGAHLVCMGEVADVRLKKLAQRAFEEFSAPLLRMVLSREASGLKAHVTRVSLASLSEAEQRFAQDVLASYARQSWRKRGASKKYRWEMAMLVDENEAVPPSDKGALSRFISAGKKLGIRIQQVTAADIGSLNQYDGLFIRETTAIDHHTYRLAREAEESGLVVMDDPESILRCCNKVYLHDAFNYKKVPSLRTEFVSDANRETLEGLQARFGFPLVLKMPEGSFSRGVFKVSSPEELEQVCRKLLAESALVLAQEFLFTEFDWRIGVLNGRALYACRYYMARNHWQIYNHGNKRHFSGGFDALATFEVPRKVLTAALKAAAVVGQGLYGIDIKEVDGKAYVLEVNDNPSLDHGVEDKYLGDELYMQIMSEFSRRLELRGR
- a CDS encoding WD40/YVTN/BNR-like repeat-containing protein — translated: MSNLLILGTRKGTVIIDRQAQGWVVRPIEHAGIPICYAARDPRDGTLWASQDNGHWGAKLSRSKDNGASWEDLSSLKYPEGARHITQRPPLPDDSETDSQVELAYQGASVYKIWNITFGTAEQPNRIYAGTIPGGLFVSDDGGDTWALNRPLWNHESRGGDLFAGDATSQNHWMGTPASMDYGIFEPGIHSIVADPSDSAHLYVAVSTAGVLESRDGGQTWQGRNKGMVMDYLPDGEADWGHDPHFVTACKGAPQYLWQQNHCGVFFSDDGAASWRKVSDTDSGVHFGFPVAVDDTDGRTAWVVPARADSHRMAIDGGIYVARTTDGGETWQSLRTGLPQQHAHDIVLRHALDVSGDMLCFGSTTGNVYLSENRGDSWECLGHNFPPVYSVRFG
- a CDS encoding MoaD/ThiS family protein; the encoded protein is MPKVTMTSHLYRFFPALEGLEIRVSAGSVADALAELNQLAPNFSDYILDDTGALRRHVNLCINNELIVDRKKLSDQLGDEDTLYIFQALTGG